In the Hylaeus volcanicus isolate JK05 chromosome 1, UHH_iyHylVolc1.0_haploid, whole genome shotgun sequence genome, one interval contains:
- the LOC128880133 gene encoding protein Son-like isoform X2, translated as MGDLFDIANLITTVGVDRIKIKPEPGLPEKSSNEILTELFSTFDAEEAIPSPENTDQQVPNASIKTEKLKKSQIKKKKTKKKHKHKDKKHKKKSKRNSSESNSDPESSNVKKKKKHKKKTKRKHENDSSRSSDSDEPKNKVSKLNSSCNNVNRKSYNKDNEFDKQNTVASTNLEEVLSIKQEPQMESTFVKSSESPQLPPISKKLEEDPEELLIPKILEKSKQAAQGKILIKDLKNSTVYNATVKEIENKVKEKAARMEDGEISDSSTDNRTPTLSPSPLQYTSHRSPTLSPTLDKMENRVLSPTKWGKTARNDLRLILREKEKKRLEGMDKRTDDVDKSKLYMDGEYKEKVYRDGKHNHNCHSQEKRRSESRTRSDSHRSRSRGRDKRRDRSKDRHDKSRSNDRRDSGKSRERRRHRSRSDDRSRDKYVRGRSRSKERKERIEIDKKKLLEIARRNAINMIKQGTLPLAQQDKAIAAIQAGGKTVDELTDFCKSLSKSEALGELSSISSEEDGSESEKGFHHPFLLKGRPSSIIMNIRDAKQLPTKTFQEKTVESSNQLRLQFPVSSGQHHRKSENEWVPVIPKKPEPKKQFVPASTPSESPPVIPPPAPVQPVQAATVFTQPVTTELIDIGSIVSQRLAAMRKLRENPNDVCAQNEMYRAQNEMKTWAESKQMPGQFTGSTGAKVLSPAELTSGYQAWARKARSYIREETPSAA; from the exons ATGGGAGACTTATTTGATATTGCAAATTTAATCACTACTGTCGGTGttgatagaataaaaattaaaccgGAGCCTGGACTGCCAGAAAAATCGTCGAATGAAATACTGACAGAGTTATTTAGCACGTTTGATGCCGAAGAAGCGATACCATCACCAGAGAATACCGATCAACAAGTTCCAAATGCCAGTATTAAAACTGAGAAACTCAAGAAGTCTCAGatcaagaaaaagaagaccAAGAAGAAACACAAGCACAAGGATAAAAagcataaaaagaaatcgaaacgtAATTCCTCTGAAAGTAACAGCGATCCTGAAAGTTCTA atgttaaaaagaaaaagaagcatAAAAAGAAGACGAAAAGAAAGCATGAAAATGACTCGAGTAGGTCATCAGATTCAGACGAGCCTAAGAATAAAGTGTCAAAGCTTAATAGTTCGTGTAACAATGTAAACAGGAAAAGTTATAATAAGGATAATGAATTTGACAAACAAAATACAGTTGCATCAACAAATTTGGAAGAAGTATTATCAATTAAACAGGAGCCACAGATGGAAAGCACTTTTgtgaaaagttcagaaagtCCTCAATTGCCTCCTATTTCAAAAAAGCTTGAAGAGGATCCCGAAGAATTGCTGATACCTAAAATTCTTG AAAAATCAAAGCAAGCTGCTCAAGGAAAAATCTTAATAAAAGATCTCAAGAACAGTACAGTTTATAACGCGACAGTGaaggaaatagaaaacaaGGTAAAGGAAAAAGCAGCTAGAATGGAAGATGGCGAAATATCTGATAGTAGTACAGATAACAGAACTCCGACGTTAAGTCCTAGCCCATTACAATATACTTCGCATAGATCGCCGACGTTAAGTCCGACATTggacaaaatggaaaatagaGTGCTAAGTCCTACAAAATGGGGGAAAACTGCAAGAAATGATTTGAGATTGATTTTgagggaaaaagagaaaaaaagactCGAAGGTATGGATAAAAGGACAGACGATGTAGATAAGTCAAAGTTGTACATGGATGGcgaatacaaagaaaaagtatacagaGATGGTAAACATAATCACAATTGTCACtcgcaagaaaaaagaagatcCGAATCTCGAACGCGCTCGGACTCCCATAGAAGTAGAAGCAGAGGGAGAGATAAACGAAGAGATAGGAGTAAAGATAGGCACGATAAAAGTCGAAGCAACGATAGACGAGATTCTGGAAAAAGTAGAGAAAGGCGAAGACATAGAAGTCGTAGCGACGATAGAAGCAGAGATAAATATGTACGAGGACGAAGTAGAAGTAAAGAACGGAA ggaaagaatagaaattgataagaagaaattattagaaattgcAAGGAGAAATGCAATAAACATGATTAAACAAGGAACACTACCATTAGCTCAACAAGACAAAGCAATTGCCGCGATACAAGCTGGTGGAAAAACGGTAGATGAACTCACag aCTTTTGTAAATCATTATCAAAATCTGAAGCATTAGGTGAACTTTCTAGTATTTCATCTGAAGAGGATGGAAGTGAATCTGAAAAAGGTTTTCACCATCCTTTTTTGCTCAAAGGGCGACCGAGTTctattattatgaatattcgG GATGCTAAACAATTACCGACAAAAACATTCCAAGAAAAAACAGTAGAATCATCGAATCAACTACGTTTACAATTTCCTGTATCGAGCGGCCAACATCATAGAAAAAGTG AGAATGAATGGGTACCGGTAATACCAAAAAAACCAGAACCAAAAAAACAGTTTGTACCAGCTTCTACGCCGAGCGAATCTCCTCCTGTTATACCTCCGCCTGCACCTGTTCAGCCAGTGCAAGCAGCAACAGTTTTTACCCAACCAGTAACAACAGAG ttgATAGATATCGGCTCGATAGTATCTCAACGATTAGCAGCAATgagaaaattaagagaaaatcCAAATGACGTATGTGCtcaaaatgaaatgtatcgTGCACAAAACGAG ATGAAAACGTGGGCTGAAAGTAAGCAGATGCCAGGTCAGTTTACTGGCAGTACAGGAGCCAAAGTGCTCTCGCCTGCAGAACTTACTTCAGGTTACCAAGCCTGGGCTCGTAAG GCACGTAGCTACATCAGAGAAGAAACACCTTCAGCGGCGTGA
- the LOC128880166 gene encoding putative inhibitor of apoptosis has product MTGIIKHREYGSDSTFKPSANPHLTPPSPIPQHVLRDEVDNVDYRFEAARLQSFQNWPVSYIAPEIFAAAGFYYTGEGDKVRCFECNVEICQWVEGDNPMTDHQRWSARCRFIRKMNCGNVPIGVDPSTVLPPRPRSGDVCGPYGVEYRPTSGPDNHNFSTELQLPSSAKLSCLGLGRSKGPVHSEYASYDARLHTFETWPKFMPQTKEQLADAGFYYTGKGDQTLCYHCGGGLKDWEPEDDPWEQHAKWFSKCYYLLMVKGQDYVNKMTGQHISPPSKEETMQMNLPGFIKKVQPLPMEAEKKEDTESNPGPSSQSIGSQDSGIESIGSTTESAKGSTEDLLNNSKTQNNKPIDDARMCKICYNGELGVVFLPCGHIVACVKCAPGMTTCAVCREPVSMTVRAFFS; this is encoded by the exons ATGACCGGTATTATTAAGCACAGAGAGTATGGAAGTGACTCGACTTTTAAACCTTCTGCAAATCCACATTTAACACCACCATCCCCTATACCGCAGCACGTGTTGAGAGATGAAGTGGATAACGTTGATTATCGCTTTGAAGCAGCTAGACTgcaaagttttcaaaattggCCTGTATCATATATCGCACCTGAAATATTCGCAGCTGCTGGATTTTATTACACAGGAGAGGGTGATAAAGTAAGATGTTTCGAATGCAATGTAGAAATATGTCAATGGGTAGAAGGTGATAACCCTATGACAGACCATCAACGTTGGTCAGCAAGATGTAGATTTATTCGCAAAATGAATTGTGGCAATGTACCGATTGGAGTGGATCCAAGTACTGTTCTACCACCCAGACCAAGAAGCGGAGATGTATGCGGACCTTACGGCGTTGAATATAGACCAACTTCTGGTCCTGATAACCATAATTTCTCAACGGAGTTGCAATTACCAAGTTCAGCAAAATTGAGCTGTTTAGGCTTGGGAAGATCCAAAGGGCCGGTACACTCTGAGTATGCTAGCTATGATGCTAGGCTACATACATTTGAAACTTGGCCAAAATTTATGCCACAGACAAAAGAACAGTTGGCTGATGCAGGTTTTTATTATACTGGAAAAGGTGACCAAACTTTATGTTATCATTGTGGAGGTGGTTTAAAAGATTGGGAACCAGAGGATGATCCATGGGAACAGCACGCAAAATGGTTCTCTAAATGCTATTATCTATTAATGGTTAAGGGTCAagattatgtaaataaaatgacgGGCCAACATATATCTCCACCATCTAAAGAG gaAACAATGCAAATGAATCTACCTGGTTTCATTAAAAAGGTTCAACCTTTACCAATGGAAgcagagaaaaaagaagatacaGAAAGTAATCCAGGTCCAAGTTCTCAAAGTATAGGTTCTCAAGATAGTGGGATAGAGAGCATCGGAAGTACTACAGAGTCTGCAAAAGGAAGTACTGAAGATTTGTTGAATAATTCAAagacacaaaataataaacctATAGATGATGCAAGGATGTGTAAAATCTGTTATAATGGAGAATTGGGTGTAGTATTTTTACCCTGTGGACATATAGTTGCTTGTGTTAAATGTGCTCCTGGCATGACAACTTGTGCAGTATGCAGGGAGCCTGTTAGTATGACTGTACGAGCATTCTTCTCATAG
- the LOC128880161 gene encoding putative inhibitor of apoptosis — translation MNVEENRLQTFTNWPENAAVDAARIAKAGFYYSGHAVEVQCFLCGIKISDWNYSDQAMVRHREAAPDCPFVQNPSNTCNVPLIPMSPTNLGLASTSTEALQGNDIVKHQSVTPSLERKEPRKEYRTILQRWNSFVNWPISSIVSPEKLAKAGFYYLQCNDKVQCAYCGCIMEEWESNDDPYEEHRKHFPECDFYLQKDEDDTFYLKNVKLMPGAISSLKDLGIQVHTASKIPNHATYEGRLQTFRGWPKNIKQIPEVLASAGFYYTGIADHVRCFHCDGGLLQWEATDNAWIAHARLFPKCEFVNLVRGQEFIKHCIDTRPPLDPSILEGVAKDESPGVAGVKKPLKKRMEEFGIPYANSDQLINERVVEDDSRSELSTSLVDAVGDHIDNPTEQYKDDEVHNTQQTTIENENETLNKEEKSELSNGEDSAFKRMTNIILKETAFLEEENRNLKEARLCKTCLDREVAVAFLPCGHLATCISCALPLTHCLLCREEIRATVRTFLS, via the exons ATGAATGTCGAAGAAAATAGATTACAGACATTTACGAATTGGCCAGAAAATGCCGCAGTCGATGCTGCGCGAATAGCAAAAGCAGGATTTTATTATAGTGGACATGCTGTTGAGGTCCAATGTTTTTTAtgtggaataaaaatttctgattGGAACTATAGTGATCAAGCTATGGTTCGTCATCGAGAAGCTGCACCTGATTGCCCATTTGTCCAAAATCCTTCCAACACTTGTAATGTCCCATTGATACCAATGTCTCCTACTAACTTGGGATTAGCTTCAACATCAACAGAAGCATTGCAAGGAAATGATATTGTCAAACATCAGTCTGTAACTCCTTCCTTAGAGAGGAAAGAACCTCGAAAAGAGTATAGGACTATATTACAAAGATGGAACTCATTCGTTAATTGGCCAATTTCTTCTATCGTATCACCTGAAAAGCTTGCCAAAGCTGGCTTCTATTATCTTCAATGCAATGACAAg GTACAATGTGCATATTGTGGATGTATCATGGAAGAATGGGAATCCAACGATGATCCATATGAAGAGCATAGGAAACATTTTCCTGAATGTGATTTCTACCTGCAAAAAGATGAGgatg ATacattctatttaaagaatgtGAAGTTAATGCCTGGTGCAATATCGAGTCTTAAAGATTTAGGAATACAAGTGCATACAGCTTCTAAAATACCAAATCATGCAACATATGAAGGAAGATTACAAACTTTTCGTGGTTGgccaaaaaatattaaacaaattccagAAGTATTAGCCAGCGCAGGGTTTTATTACACTg gAATTGCGGATCATGTTAGATGTTTTCATTGCGATGGCGGTTTACTACAATGGGAAGCAACGGATAATGCATGGATTGCACATGCAAGATTGTTTCCCAAATGTGAATTTGTAAATCTCGTACGCGGACAAGAATTCATCAAGCATTGTATCGATACTAGACCACCTCTAGATCCATCG ATTCTTGAGGGTGTAGCAAAAGATGAAAGTCCAGGTGTAGCTGGAGTAAaaaaacctttaaaaaaacgaaTGGAAGAATTTGGGATTCCATATGCAAATTCTGATCAGCTCATAAATGAACGAGTGGTGGAAGATGATTCTAG AAGTGAATTAAGTACCTCGTTAGTTGATGCGGTAGGGGACCATATAGATAATCCTACAGAGCAATATAAGGATGATGAAGTACATAATACTCAGCAAAcaacaattgaaaatgaaaatgaaaccttgaataaagaagaaaaatctgaACTATCTAATGGCGAAGATAGTGCTTTTAAGAGAATGACAAACATTATATTGAAAGAAACTG CATTCttggaagaagaaaatagaaatctaAAAGAAGCTCGTTTATGTAAAACTTGTCTGGATAGAGAAGTAGCTGTTGCATTTTTACCATGTGGACATTTAGCAACTTGTATTTCTTGTGCGTTACCTCTTACTCATTGTCTATTGTGTCGAGAAGAAATTCGAGCTACCgttcgtacatttttatcgTAA
- the LOC128883572 gene encoding protein-serine O-palmitoleoyltransferase porcupine isoform X1, with translation MDDVEAPVFYYDESDFVGHEYLQDADYEYEYEDMERETVYELYQYCLGPTVYDTASYILPLFISTVIFRLCAGSQRISHRTFHILSMLIGLYNIHHYVSECLYILLVFCTFSYITLHLPTRYYKCIRIFLPSLFIIAYCEFSMPPIVWHKIRSVVLTMAMKTISIAIDKIDSNDLPDIFTYMGYTFCGVTCLFGPWISFKDYISIRYLHNQDKWWILYTIQYAFLSFLFLTMSNCWTQWIAMDNSWKWLLAYRDALSFRTSHYFISYIASTVLLLGGFPLALTVIVKPLKVEFPRSLVQVVICWNLPMHFWLKTYIFRPSINYVGKFGAVTITYLTSALLHGLNFQLAAVLLSLGFYTYVEFQLRSILANTFDACIASKQCTKNKCTHTYKTHTSWWVFLTNIMFSGLSVFHLAYLGLMFDTSELQETGYSYVHTIEKWSQLGFASHWVMFVTYCIYYLIR, from the exons ATGGACGATGTAGAGGCCCCAGTTTTTTATTACGATGAAAGTGATTTTGTGGGACACGAATATCTACAGGACGCAGACTATGAATACGAATACGAGGATATGGAAAGAGAAACCGTCTACGAATTGTATCAATACTGCCTTGGACCCACCGTTTATGATACAGCCTCATATATACTAccgttatttatttctactgtTATATTTAGATTATGTGCTGGTTCTC AACGCATATCGCATAGAACTTTCCATATATTATCAATGTTGATTGGTTTATACAATATCCATCACTATGTATCCGAATGCTTATACATATTACTagtattttgtacattttcataCATCACTTTACACCTACCTACACGATACTATAAGtgtataagaatatttttgccATCTCTCTTTATTATTGCATATTG tgaATTTTCCATGCCACCGATAGTTTGGCATAAAATACGCAGTGTGGTGTTGACAATGGCAATGAAAACAATTAGCATAGCTAtagataaaattgattcaaatgATTTACCCGATATCTTTACTTATATGGGATACACTTTTTGCGGAGTTACATGTCTTTTTGGTCCATGGATATCGTTTAAGGATTATATTTCCATACGTTACTTACATAATCAG GATAAATGGTGGATACTGTATACCATTCAATATGCATTTTTAtcctttctatttttaactaTGTCAAATTGTTGGACTCAATGGATAGCAATGGATAATTCCTGGAA ATGGTTACTAGCTTATAGAGATGCATTATCTTTTCGAACAtctcattatttcatttcatatattGCATCCACTGTATTACTACTAGGGGGATTTCCACTTGCGCTAACCGTTATAGTAAAACcattaaaagtagaatttcCACGGTCGCTTGTACAAGTTGTTATTTGTTGGAATTTACCGATGCATTTCTGGTTAAAAACGT atATATTCCGTCCTAGTATTAATTATGTAGGAAAATTTGGAGCTGTGACAATTACGTATTTGACAAGTGCTCTTCTACATGGATTAAACTTCCAATTGGCAGCAGTCTTACTTAGTCTTGGATTTTATACATACGTAGAATTCCAGCTCAGATCTATACTCGCAAATACTTTTGACGCGTGTATCGCGTCCAAACAGTGTACTAAGAATAAATGTACGCATACATACAAAACTCACACTTCATGGTGGgtgtttttaacaaatattatgttttCTGGATTATCAGTTTTCCATTTAGCTTATTTAGGTCTTATGTTTGATACATCTGAATTACAAGAAACAGGGTATAGTTATGTTCATACTATTGAAAAGTGGTCCCAACTTGGCTTTGCTAGTCACTGGGTAATGTTTGttacatattgtatatattatttaattagataa
- the LOC128880133 gene encoding protein Son-like isoform X1 codes for MGDLFDIANLITTVGVDRIKIKPEPGLPEKSSNEILTELFSTFDAEEAIPSPENTDQQVPNASIKTEKLKKSQIKKKKTKKKHKHKDKKHKKKSKRNSSESNSDPESSNVKKKKKHKKKTKRKHENDSSRSSDSDEPKNKVSKLNSSCNNVNRKSYNKDNEFDKQNTVASTNLEEVLSIKQEPQMESTFVKSSESPQLPPISKKLEEDPEELLIPKILEKSKQAAQGKILIKDLKNSTVYNATVKEIENKVKEKAARMEDGEISDSSTDNRTPTLSPSPLQYTSHRSPTLSPTLDKMENRVLSPTKWGKTARNDLRLILREKEKKRLEGMDKRTDDVDKSKLYMDGEYKEKVYRDGKHNHNCHSQEKRRSESRTRSDSHRSRSRGRDKRRDRSKDRHDKSRSNDRRDSGKSRERRRHRSRSDDRSRDKYVRGRSRSKERKERIEIDKKKLLEIARRNAINMIKQGTLPLAQQDKAIAAIQAGGKTVDELTDFCKSLSKSEALGELSSISSEEDGSESEKGFHHPFLLKGRPSSIIMNIRDAKQLPTKTFQEKTVESSNQLRLQFPVSSGQHHRKSENEWVPVIPKKPEPKKQFVPASTPSESPPVIPPPAPVQPVQAATVFTQPVTTELIDIGSIVSQRLAAMRKLRENPNDVCAQNEMYRAQNEMKTWAESKQMPGQFTGSTGAKVLSPAELTSGYQAWARKDQLVSAQPVSGGMGMALLQKMGWRPGEGLGKNKEGTLEPLQLEVKLDKRGLVSEQDIGQKIGKTAKPLVPAIKTLEGKHPVSLLGEYCSKRKLGAPVYELCFECGPDHRKNFLFKVKVNGIEYKPSVASPNKKQAKAEAAQICLQTLGLLPDPISMLASK; via the exons ATGGGAGACTTATTTGATATTGCAAATTTAATCACTACTGTCGGTGttgatagaataaaaattaaaccgGAGCCTGGACTGCCAGAAAAATCGTCGAATGAAATACTGACAGAGTTATTTAGCACGTTTGATGCCGAAGAAGCGATACCATCACCAGAGAATACCGATCAACAAGTTCCAAATGCCAGTATTAAAACTGAGAAACTCAAGAAGTCTCAGatcaagaaaaagaagaccAAGAAGAAACACAAGCACAAGGATAAAAagcataaaaagaaatcgaaacgtAATTCCTCTGAAAGTAACAGCGATCCTGAAAGTTCTA atgttaaaaagaaaaagaagcatAAAAAGAAGACGAAAAGAAAGCATGAAAATGACTCGAGTAGGTCATCAGATTCAGACGAGCCTAAGAATAAAGTGTCAAAGCTTAATAGTTCGTGTAACAATGTAAACAGGAAAAGTTATAATAAGGATAATGAATTTGACAAACAAAATACAGTTGCATCAACAAATTTGGAAGAAGTATTATCAATTAAACAGGAGCCACAGATGGAAAGCACTTTTgtgaaaagttcagaaagtCCTCAATTGCCTCCTATTTCAAAAAAGCTTGAAGAGGATCCCGAAGAATTGCTGATACCTAAAATTCTTG AAAAATCAAAGCAAGCTGCTCAAGGAAAAATCTTAATAAAAGATCTCAAGAACAGTACAGTTTATAACGCGACAGTGaaggaaatagaaaacaaGGTAAAGGAAAAAGCAGCTAGAATGGAAGATGGCGAAATATCTGATAGTAGTACAGATAACAGAACTCCGACGTTAAGTCCTAGCCCATTACAATATACTTCGCATAGATCGCCGACGTTAAGTCCGACATTggacaaaatggaaaatagaGTGCTAAGTCCTACAAAATGGGGGAAAACTGCAAGAAATGATTTGAGATTGATTTTgagggaaaaagagaaaaaaagactCGAAGGTATGGATAAAAGGACAGACGATGTAGATAAGTCAAAGTTGTACATGGATGGcgaatacaaagaaaaagtatacagaGATGGTAAACATAATCACAATTGTCACtcgcaagaaaaaagaagatcCGAATCTCGAACGCGCTCGGACTCCCATAGAAGTAGAAGCAGAGGGAGAGATAAACGAAGAGATAGGAGTAAAGATAGGCACGATAAAAGTCGAAGCAACGATAGACGAGATTCTGGAAAAAGTAGAGAAAGGCGAAGACATAGAAGTCGTAGCGACGATAGAAGCAGAGATAAATATGTACGAGGACGAAGTAGAAGTAAAGAACGGAA ggaaagaatagaaattgataagaagaaattattagaaattgcAAGGAGAAATGCAATAAACATGATTAAACAAGGAACACTACCATTAGCTCAACAAGACAAAGCAATTGCCGCGATACAAGCTGGTGGAAAAACGGTAGATGAACTCACag aCTTTTGTAAATCATTATCAAAATCTGAAGCATTAGGTGAACTTTCTAGTATTTCATCTGAAGAGGATGGAAGTGAATCTGAAAAAGGTTTTCACCATCCTTTTTTGCTCAAAGGGCGACCGAGTTctattattatgaatattcgG GATGCTAAACAATTACCGACAAAAACATTCCAAGAAAAAACAGTAGAATCATCGAATCAACTACGTTTACAATTTCCTGTATCGAGCGGCCAACATCATAGAAAAAGTG AGAATGAATGGGTACCGGTAATACCAAAAAAACCAGAACCAAAAAAACAGTTTGTACCAGCTTCTACGCCGAGCGAATCTCCTCCTGTTATACCTCCGCCTGCACCTGTTCAGCCAGTGCAAGCAGCAACAGTTTTTACCCAACCAGTAACAACAGAG ttgATAGATATCGGCTCGATAGTATCTCAACGATTAGCAGCAATgagaaaattaagagaaaatcCAAATGACGTATGTGCtcaaaatgaaatgtatcgTGCACAAAACGAG ATGAAAACGTGGGCTGAAAGTAAGCAGATGCCAGGTCAGTTTACTGGCAGTACAGGAGCCAAAGTGCTCTCGCCTGCAGAACTTACTTCAGGTTACCAAGCCTGGGCTCGTAAG GACCAATTAGTATCAGCACAACCTGTTTCGGGTGGGATGGGTATGGCTTTACTACAGAAGATGGGTTGGCGACCAGGGGAGGGTTtgggaaaaaataaagaaggtaCTCTTGAGCCGTTGCAGCTCGAGGTAAAATTGGATAAAAGAGGCCTCGTTTCTGAACAAGATATTGGACAGAAAATAGGGAAAACTGCAAAGCCATTGGTGCCTGCGATCAAAACTTTGGAAG gaAAACATCCGGTATCGTTATTAGGCGAATATTGTTCAAAGCGGAAGCTTGGTGCTCCAGTATATGAATTGTGTTTTGAATGTGGACCAGATCACAgaaaaaatttccttttcaaG GTTAAGGTAAATGGAATTGAATATAAACCAAGTGTAGCAAGTCCTAACAAAAAACAGGCTAAAGCGGAAGCAGCACAGATTTGCTTGCAAACTTTAGGTTTATTACCTGATCCTATTTCTATGCTTGCTTCAAAATGA
- the LOC128883572 gene encoding protein-serine O-palmitoleoyltransferase porcupine isoform X2, with translation MLIGLYNIHHYVSECLYILLVFCTFSYITLHLPTRYYKCIRIFLPSLFIIAYCEFSMPPIVWHKIRSVVLTMAMKTISIAIDKIDSNDLPDIFTYMGYTFCGVTCLFGPWISFKDYISIRYLHNQDKWWILYTIQYAFLSFLFLTMSNCWTQWIAMDNSWKWLLAYRDALSFRTSHYFISYIASTVLLLGGFPLALTVIVKPLKVEFPRSLVQVVICWNLPMHFWLKTYIFRPSINYVGKFGAVTITYLTSALLHGLNFQLAAVLLSLGFYTYVEFQLRSILANTFDACIASKQCTKNKCTHTYKTHTSWWVFLTNIMFSGLSVFHLAYLGLMFDTSELQETGYSYVHTIEKWSQLGFASHWVMFVTYCIYYLIR, from the exons ATGTTGATTGGTTTATACAATATCCATCACTATGTATCCGAATGCTTATACATATTACTagtattttgtacattttcataCATCACTTTACACCTACCTACACGATACTATAAGtgtataagaatatttttgccATCTCTCTTTATTATTGCATATTG tgaATTTTCCATGCCACCGATAGTTTGGCATAAAATACGCAGTGTGGTGTTGACAATGGCAATGAAAACAATTAGCATAGCTAtagataaaattgattcaaatgATTTACCCGATATCTTTACTTATATGGGATACACTTTTTGCGGAGTTACATGTCTTTTTGGTCCATGGATATCGTTTAAGGATTATATTTCCATACGTTACTTACATAATCAG GATAAATGGTGGATACTGTATACCATTCAATATGCATTTTTAtcctttctatttttaactaTGTCAAATTGTTGGACTCAATGGATAGCAATGGATAATTCCTGGAA ATGGTTACTAGCTTATAGAGATGCATTATCTTTTCGAACAtctcattatttcatttcatatattGCATCCACTGTATTACTACTAGGGGGATTTCCACTTGCGCTAACCGTTATAGTAAAACcattaaaagtagaatttcCACGGTCGCTTGTACAAGTTGTTATTTGTTGGAATTTACCGATGCATTTCTGGTTAAAAACGT atATATTCCGTCCTAGTATTAATTATGTAGGAAAATTTGGAGCTGTGACAATTACGTATTTGACAAGTGCTCTTCTACATGGATTAAACTTCCAATTGGCAGCAGTCTTACTTAGTCTTGGATTTTATACATACGTAGAATTCCAGCTCAGATCTATACTCGCAAATACTTTTGACGCGTGTATCGCGTCCAAACAGTGTACTAAGAATAAATGTACGCATACATACAAAACTCACACTTCATGGTGGgtgtttttaacaaatattatgttttCTGGATTATCAGTTTTCCATTTAGCTTATTTAGGTCTTATGTTTGATACATCTGAATTACAAGAAACAGGGTATAGTTATGTTCATACTATTGAAAAGTGGTCCCAACTTGGCTTTGCTAGTCACTGGGTAATGTTTGttacatattgtatatattatttaattagataa